The sequence CCTGCCCGGTGTCATCGCGCACGGCATGTTCACCATGGCCCTGGTGGGTCGTGCGGTGACCGCCTGGGCCGGCGCGGCGGACGCGGTGCGCGAGTTCAGCGTGCGCTTCGCTCGGCCGGTCCCGGTGCCGGACACCGACGAGGGAACCGAGGTCGTCGTCACGGCCAAGGTGAAGGAAGTCACCGAGGACGGCGACACCAGACTGGCCCTGACTGCCACGTGCAACGGAGACAAGGTACTGTCTCTGGCACAGGCGCTTGTCAGGAAGCGGTAGCCCGGGTTGGGATAACCAGGGGCGTACCCGTACACTGGTGCGCCGTGGGGCTGTGCGTCGCAAGACGGCGGTCCCGCAAAGGGGTGTAGCTCAATTGGCAGAGCAGCGGTCTCCAAAACCGCAGGCTGCAGGTTCAAGTC is a genomic window of Actinoplanes teichomyceticus ATCC 31121 containing:
- a CDS encoding MaoC family dehydratase — encoded protein: MDDVLEPQTFRITRADLVRYAGASGDFNPIHWSDRIATGVGLPGVIAHGMFTMALVGRAVTAWAGAADAVREFSVRFARPVPVPDTDEGTEVVVTAKVKEVTEDGDTRLALTATCNGDKVLSLAQALVRKR